In one Dermacentor albipictus isolate Rhodes 1998 colony chromosome 4, USDA_Dalb.pri_finalv2, whole genome shotgun sequence genomic region, the following are encoded:
- the LOC135898376 gene encoding uncharacterized protein F54F2.9, with translation MLTRSCLVAVGSLGSKILYYSAITAFLLYGGASAWTQEDLELFDVVEEVNENFYTFLGLSPDVDTAAIKKAYRKLSLQYHPDKNKEPGSEEKFRKIVAVVEILKDEEKRKKYDGVLEHGLPDWRQPVYYYRRVRKMGVAELSFFLVVLLTLGQHVLAWAAYWERKYELEETVLAKFKRKERKSKKLTPVEDEIRASYLDSLGKPRYHDLLIVRFVVFLGWAVWNSPTLVRECLGKIQEHRSRAALEEEKTSDDESCDETSERERKPRRRARVIPEAGEMPVAAGSAIPVLDTFAPLPKDGGSDRGAVRKTPWGEEDTVALIRAMKKYPTGTVDRWLKIADLLNRSQDEVMSVMKQLRNSPAANALPHSQGVTGEDYHCLDENTTRTDGELSLPPPTRAEKQPRIALPVAQRVADWSQEQQKCMEAALQMYPKGTEDRWERIAEAVPGKSKEECMLRFKFLVEQLKRRKVEEKSKMS, from the coding sequence ATGTTGACGCGTTCGTGTCTCGTCGCGGTAGGCTCTCTCGGTTCAAAAATACTGTATTACTCTGCGATTACTGCTTTTCTGCTGTACGGTGGTGCATCTGCATGGACCCAGGAGGACCTTGAGCTGTTTGACGTTGTGGAAGAGGTCAACGAAAACTTCTACACTTTCCTCGGGCTATCCCCAGatgtcgacacggcggcaatcAAGAAAGCGTACAGGAAACTGTCTCTTCAGTACCATCCTGACAAAAACAAGGAGCCGGGCTCGGAAGAGAAGTTCCGTAAGATCGTCGCCGTCGTAGAGATACTAAAGGATGAAGAGAAGAGGAAAAAATACGATGGGGTACTCGAACATGGCCTGCCCGACTGGAGGCAGCCCGTGTACTACTACAGGCGAGTGCGCAAGATGGGTGTCGCTGAGCTGTCATTCTTCCTCGTTGTGCTTCTCACTCTGGGCCAGCACGTTTTGGCGTGGGCGGCCTACTGGGAGCGCAAGTACGAGCTGGAGGAGACCGTGCTGGCCAAGTTCAAGCGAAAAGAACGCAAGTCGAAGAAGCTGACGCCTGTCGAGGACGAGATTCGCGCGTCGTACCTCGATAGTCTTGGCAAGCCGCGCTACCACGACCTTCTGATTGTACGTTTCGTGGTGTTTCTCGGCTGGGCCGTGTGGAATTCGCCGACACTTGTGCGCGAGTGTCTTGGAAAGATCCAAGAGCACCGCAGCCGAGCCGCGCTCGAGGAAGAGAAAACGAGCGACGACGAGTCGTGCGACGAGACATCCGAGCGTGAGCGCAAGCCTCGGAGGCGAGCGCGAGTCATCCCCGAGGCCGGAGAGATGCCTGTCGCGGCTGGCTCTGCGATTCCCGTGCTCGACACCTTCGCGCCACTTCCCAAGGACGGCGGCAGTGACCGGGGCGCCGTACGGAAGACGCCCTGGGGCGAGGAAGACACCGTAGCTCTCATCAGGGCTATGAAAAAGTACCCGACGGGAACCGTAGACCGGTGGCTGAAGATTGCAGACCTGTTGAATCGCAGCCAGGATGAAGTCATGTCGGTAATGAAGCAGCTTCGAAACTCACCTGCCGCCAACGCGTTGCCACACTCTCAAGGTGTGACAGGAGAAGACTACCACTGTTTGGACGAAAACACGACCCGGACGGACGGCGAGCTTAGTCTACCGCCGCCTACGCGTGCAGAGAAGCAGCCCAGGATAGCGCTACCGGTTGCACAAAGGGTAGCTGACTGGAGCCAGGAACAGCAGAAGTGCATGGAGGCCGCGCTGCAGATGTACCCAAAAGGAACGGAAGACCGTTGGGAAAGAATAGCCGAAGCTGTGCCCGGCAAGTCAAAGGAGGAGTGCATGCTCAGGTTCAAGTTTCTGGTTGAACAACTGAAGCGAAGAAAGGTTGAGGAGAAGTCAAAAATGAGTTGA
- the SdhD gene encoding succinate dehydrogenase [ubiquinone] cytochrome b small subunit, mitochondrial, protein MAANMLRLTMCRGTSFGTFQARAFFSTVAKKQLPVVSSVSHKLAPYNPRVTAVRLASADANYVNIWKAERILAVSMLAIVPGAFMFPNPVMDCLLAISATVHMHWGVETIAVDYIRPALFGNFIPKVAVGAVYALSIAALTGLFYFNFTDVGIVKAIQMLWTV, encoded by the exons ATGGCTGCAAACATGCTGCGCCTCACTATGTGCCGAG GAACATCTTTCGGTACTTTTCAAGCACGAGCCTTCTTTTCAACCGTGGCCAAGAAGCAGCTGCCCGTGGTTTCGTCAGTGTCTCATAAACTTGCTCCATATAATCCTCGGGTTACAGCGGTACGGCTGGCTTCCGCAGACG CGAACTATGTGAACATCTGGAAGGCGGAGCGTATTCTCGCCGTGTCAATGCTCGCTATCGTTCCTGGGGCTTTCATGTTCCCCAATCCAGTGATGGATTGCCTCCTTGCAATATCCGCCACCGTGCACATGCACTG GGGCGTTGAAACAATCGCGGTGGACTATATTCGACCTGCTCTGTTTGGCAACTTCATCCCCAAAGTTGCAGTTGGAGCTGTTTATGCTCTCAGCATCGCTGCACTCACGGGCCTTTTTTACTTCAACTTCACAGACGTGGGTATTGTCAAAGCCATTCAGATGCTCTGGACCGTGTGA